Proteins encoded within one genomic window of Timaviella obliquedivisa GSE-PSE-MK23-08B:
- a CDS encoding DUF3685 domain-containing protein: MSVDQVPLPVSRSLLVLIDEDSAFCLRLRVCLEQYADLELAVEDSDGSKVIQILENARRSSTSLLESRLDLPSAEDIALIILNINLGCSNPSQLQGLSLCQHIKGQCPHIPVLLLTSSPNVNQINEAHQAGANGYCSKALGAESLVAIIRRVLGGQNYWMPLQNAVLPNSIQTSGSVSPTLRTQRTFNGSSLWNNLRSRLHQSGIQQIDAVMNEVVNELENADLSLLNRAIVAGKYRELRAARWLVTQLLSANEATSEGSQLVPASRPASESQVRRFSEDFPPSSNNPPLPSSPIATQPSSLIEQVRDLRSLLFDSISTKLQASLENLTETPLETDILREDKKRELFYLILRKIEDLLDELIYSQVQAVQLQSKQSDILQDLWQVIVTEFFGKYYTVPLAGMEVEVVDVLLQDGNLVQTAILEKIPGVSDLLKHLLFQAPLEIDSALYAPGNPEALARAEALLENWTIQMANAVMQPLLNRFANVEVIKKTFYDRRLISIRDIERFRNDLSWRYRLEQLLHEPTDIFESKHQILVFSGRGIRRTAIYAIRYQELEQLEGIPRAITLALEARDAIAPRLRSVVSFVGNGVVYVLTEVIGRGIGLVGRGVLKGMGNIWQDNRFSRK, translated from the coding sequence ATGAGCGTTGATCAAGTGCCGCTCCCGGTAAGCCGCTCCCTGCTGGTATTAATTGATGAAGACTCGGCATTCTGCCTTAGATTGCGGGTTTGTTTAGAGCAATACGCAGATTTGGAGCTTGCAGTAGAAGATTCTGATGGCAGCAAAGTCATTCAAATATTGGAAAATGCGCGAAGATCTTCAACCAGTCTCCTAGAAAGCAGATTAGACTTACCTTCTGCTGAAGACATTGCCCTGATCATTCTCAATATCAACTTGGGATGCTCCAATCCTTCCCAATTGCAAGGCTTGTCCCTCTGCCAACATATTAAGGGGCAATGTCCCCATATCCCTGTTCTTCTGCTGACTTCCTCTCCCAATGTCAACCAGATTAACGAAGCTCATCAAGCTGGTGCCAATGGCTATTGTTCCAAAGCCTTGGGTGCCGAATCGTTAGTTGCCATCATCCGGCGAGTATTGGGTGGGCAAAACTACTGGATGCCGCTTCAAAATGCTGTTTTGCCCAACTCCATACAAACGTCCGGCTCAGTCAGTCCGACTCTCCGAACCCAGAGAACCTTTAACGGTTCTAGTCTTTGGAACAACCTACGATCGCGCTTGCACCAGTCTGGTATTCAACAAATTGACGCAGTGATGAATGAAGTTGTGAACGAGTTAGAAAACGCTGATCTTTCTTTGTTGAATCGGGCGATCGTTGCTGGAAAATATCGTGAGTTGAGAGCCGCAAGATGGTTAGTCACTCAGTTGCTGTCCGCCAATGAAGCGACTTCAGAAGGCTCTCAATTAGTACCAGCGAGTCGCCCTGCCTCAGAATCTCAAGTCCGTCGATTTTCTGAAGATTTCCCTCCTTCTAGTAATAATCCACCGCTTCCCTCCTCCCCGATCGCCACTCAACCTTCTTCTTTGATTGAACAAGTCCGCGACCTGCGATCGCTGCTCTTTGACAGCATCTCCACCAAACTTCAAGCCAGCCTGGAAAACCTAACTGAAACCCCCCTTGAAACGGACATCCTCCGCGAAGACAAAAAAAGAGAGTTGTTTTACCTTATCCTCCGAAAAATCGAGGATCTCTTAGACGAATTAATCTACTCTCAGGTTCAAGCCGTTCAACTTCAGTCTAAGCAATCCGATATTTTACAAGACCTTTGGCAAGTGATCGTGACTGAATTCTTTGGCAAATACTACACTGTTCCCCTTGCTGGAATGGAAGTAGAAGTGGTTGATGTTTTGCTTCAAGATGGGAACTTAGTGCAAACCGCTATTTTAGAAAAAATCCCTGGCGTTTCTGATCTGCTCAAACACTTGCTCTTTCAAGCTCCATTAGAGATTGATAGCGCCCTCTATGCGCCCGGAAACCCTGAGGCGTTAGCCAGAGCGGAAGCCCTTCTAGAAAACTGGACGATACAAATGGCGAACGCGGTGATGCAGCCTTTGTTGAATCGTTTTGCGAACGTGGAAGTGATTAAAAAAACTTTCTACGATCGCCGCTTAATTTCCATCCGTGATATCGAACGATTCCGCAATGATTTGTCGTGGCGATACCGCCTAGAACAACTTTTGCATGAACCTACTGATATCTTTGAAAGCAAACATCAGATCCTAGTTTTTTCAGGACGTGGCATTCGACGTACTGCCATTTATGCCATTCGCTACCAGGAGCTAGAACAGCTAGAGGGCATTCCACGGGCAATTACGCTGGCACTAGAAGCCAGGGATGCGATCGCCCCACGGTTACGCTCTGTGGTGTCGTTTGTGGGCAACGGAGTCGTTTATGTGTTGACCGAGGTGATTGGGCGGGGAATTGGGCTGGTGGGCAGGGGCGTGTTGAAGGGAATGGGGAATATTTGGCAGGATAATCGGTTTAGCCGGAAGTAG
- a CDS encoding BrnT family toxin, whose product MTFEWDEAKRLANLRKHGIDFIDVSAVFEENSVTVEDDRYSYGEQRFITFGLLQGRVVAIVHTERDDCTRIISARKATKYEQRIYIETLSD is encoded by the coding sequence ATGACATTTGAATGGGATGAAGCGAAGCGTCTTGCCAATCTTCGCAAGCACGGGATTGATTTTATTGATGTTTCAGCCGTGTTTGAAGAAAACTCTGTAACGGTTGAAGATGATCGTTACAGTTATGGAGAGCAACGTTTTATCACCTTTGGACTGTTGCAAGGGCGAGTCGTTGCTATTGTTCATACCGAGCGTGATGATTGCACTCGGATTATCTCTGCACGAAAGGCGACTAAGTATGAGCAACGAATTTACATCGAGACACTCTCAGACTGA
- a CDS encoding BrnA antitoxin family protein: MSNEFTSRHSQTDWQRLDAMEDEDIDLSDCPEVTPEQFAKAIVRRVKEVEEKNEPISIKFHPRVLAWAKEEAKKRGVDYQAIINEALLEKIG; encoded by the coding sequence ATGAGCAACGAATTTACATCGAGACACTCTCAGACTGATTGGCAACGACTTGATGCGATGGAGGATGAAGATATTGACTTATCGGATTGTCCAGAAGTAACTCCTGAACAGTTTGCTAAGGCGATCGTGCGACGAGTTAAGGAGGTTGAGGAGAAGAATGAGCCGATTTCTATCAAGTTTCATCCCAGGGTTTTAGCTTGGGCAAAGGAAGAAGCAAAAAAACGGGGAGTAGACTATCAAGCAATTATTAATGAAGCGTTGCTGGAGAAAATTGGCTAA
- a CDS encoding GNAT family N-acetyltransferase, whose amino-acid sequence MLVLIQLAESDAQILECFSILSQLYSHLEQEKFLAQFHRQQQNGYQLTFIKVDDRVVAVAGFCVYECFAWGQSLYIYDLVVDKTMRSQRYGQHIFSWLIEYAKLHHCTQLKLDSGVQRFDAHRFYFQQRMKISSHHFSLDL is encoded by the coding sequence TTGCTCGTGTTAATTCAGTTGGCAGAATCTGATGCACAAATTCTTGAATGCTTTTCTATTTTGTCTCAATTATATTCACACCTTGAGCAAGAAAAGTTTTTAGCGCAGTTTCATCGTCAGCAACAAAATGGATATCAGCTTACTTTTATCAAAGTAGATGACCGGGTTGTTGCTGTTGCCGGATTCTGTGTTTATGAATGTTTTGCATGGGGACAATCTTTGTACATTTATGATCTGGTTGTTGATAAAACTATGCGATCGCAGAGATATGGACAGCATATCTTTAGTTGGCTCATTGAGTACGCTAAGTTGCATCACTGTACTCAGTTAAAGTTAGACTCAGGAGTTCAGCGTTTTGATGCACATCGGTTCTATTTTCAGCAACGGATGAAGATCAGTAGTCATCACTTTTCCCTAGATTTGTAG
- a CDS encoding HupE/UreJ family protein, producing MDKFKSYQFLFFNKAFQQIAALVALTSILLLIATPASAHHPMGGRIPSNLFEGFMSGVAHPLIGLDHFVFIGAVGLLAAIKRQGILIPISFLLAAMLGTGAHLASISFPGVELFVSGSVLLFGILLVMKDSPNTLVVAGLSAVAGLFHGHAYGEAIFGAETAPLLAYFIGFTAIQIVVSLLAFQVGKTALIGQEAKQQSPEKLRSAGLVICGVGIAFFASQVVAVMIPISGR from the coding sequence ATGGATAAATTTAAAAGCTACCAATTTCTTTTTTTTAACAAGGCTTTCCAACAAATAGCTGCATTGGTTGCTCTAACAAGTATTTTGTTGCTAATAGCAACTCCTGCTTCTGCCCATCATCCAATGGGAGGCAGAATACCCTCTAATCTATTTGAAGGTTTTATGAGTGGGGTAGCGCATCCCCTAATTGGGCTTGATCATTTTGTGTTTATTGGGGCAGTTGGCTTACTTGCCGCGATCAAACGGCAAGGAATCTTGATTCCAATCTCGTTTCTGTTAGCAGCAATGCTTGGTACTGGGGCGCACCTAGCAAGCATCAGCTTTCCAGGAGTTGAGCTATTTGTCTCTGGGTCAGTTTTGTTATTTGGTATTTTGTTGGTGATGAAAGATAGCCCCAATACTCTTGTAGTAGCAGGTTTGTCAGCGGTTGCGGGTTTATTTCATGGTCATGCCTATGGTGAAGCTATTTTTGGTGCAGAAACAGCCCCGCTGCTGGCGTATTTCATTGGCTTTACAGCGATTCAAATTGTTGTCTCACTCCTGGCATTCCAAGTTGGCAAAACAGCCCTTATTGGACAAGAAGCAAAACAGCAATCTCCAGAAAAATTGCGTTCTGCGGGTCTTGTTATTTGCGGTGTTGGGATTGCGTTCTTTGCGTCTCAGGTTGTGGCAGTTATGATTCCTATCTCTGGTAGGTAG
- a CDS encoding Uma2 family endonuclease has product MVATAFKPGLQDGVVLSNITWDTLEKLDADLEGTGARLTYLDGYLEIMAPLSDAHEEPKNTLGQLLEIYMRLKGIRFYGRGSTTIGMKELGARKEPDESYCLGDRRKIPDLALEVTVTSGGIDTLEIYRRIGIAEVWFWEDGVISVYCLRSTGYELVQQSELLPELDLRSLEFHMRMADQYDAVNAFMQTLQS; this is encoded by the coding sequence ATGGTCGCTACAGCTTTCAAACCAGGTTTGCAAGATGGGGTCGTTCTATCTAACATAACTTGGGACACCCTGGAAAAATTAGATGCTGACTTAGAGGGAACGGGCGCACGCCTCACGTATTTAGATGGATATTTAGAAATTATGGCTCCCTTGTCTGATGCACACGAAGAACCCAAGAACACGTTGGGTCAACTCCTCGAAATCTATATGCGACTAAAAGGCATTCGGTTTTATGGCAGGGGCAGCACAACGATCGGCATGAAGGAGTTGGGAGCACGAAAGGAGCCTGACGAATCTTATTGCCTGGGCGATCGCCGGAAAATTCCTGACCTAGCGCTAGAAGTGACGGTCACCAGCGGCGGCATTGATACCTTAGAAATCTATCGCCGGATTGGAATAGCAGAGGTCTGGTTTTGGGAAGATGGCGTGATTTCAGTTTATTGCCTGCGTTCAACCGGATACGAGTTGGTGCAGCAAAGCGAATTATTGCCAGAATTGGATTTGCGATCACTGGAATTCCACATGCGCATGGCAGATCAGTACGATGCAGTTAATGCTTTTATGCAAACGCTGCAATCTTAA
- a CDS encoding carboxylating nicotinate-nucleotide diphosphorylase, producing MSQTPAVLPPFLILDQLLQTWLLEDIGRGDRTTQSLFPTGAPLGTATWVIKEPGIIAGLAIAARVFHLLDSQMIFTPAEEGQHYKNGEVIAQISGSLDALLMGERVALNLAMRLSGIATATSQYVEQIADLPTQFVDTRKTTPGLRILEKYATQVGGAMNHRMGLDDSVMIKDNHIAAAEGIGAAIAQIRSRIPYPLTIEVETENLEQVAEALQHGADIIMLDNMSLEMMTVAVQQIREKNDRIKIEASGNITLERIRAVAETGVDYISSSAPITRSNWLDLSMRIIS from the coding sequence ATGAGCCAAACGCCAGCAGTGTTACCACCTTTTTTGATCTTGGATCAACTCCTCCAAACCTGGCTCCTCGAAGACATTGGACGGGGCGATCGCACTACACAATCGCTCTTTCCTACAGGTGCGCCACTCGGAACCGCAACCTGGGTAATTAAAGAACCAGGAATTATTGCGGGGCTGGCGATCGCTGCCCGTGTCTTCCATTTACTCGATTCTCAGATGATCTTTACTCCAGCAGAAGAAGGGCAGCACTACAAAAACGGTGAAGTCATTGCTCAAATTTCTGGTTCGCTGGATGCTTTGCTGATGGGAGAACGAGTGGCATTGAATCTGGCAATGCGGCTGAGTGGAATTGCAACAGCGACGAGTCAATATGTAGAACAGATTGCTGATTTGCCGACTCAGTTTGTGGATACGCGCAAGACTACGCCAGGGTTAAGAATTTTAGAAAAGTACGCGACTCAAGTCGGTGGAGCAATGAATCACCGCATGGGGTTAGATGACAGCGTGATGATTAAAGACAATCACATTGCAGCAGCGGAAGGAATTGGAGCAGCGATCGCCCAAATCCGTTCTCGAATTCCTTATCCATTAACCATTGAAGTTGAAACCGAAAATCTAGAACAAGTGGCAGAGGCGTTACAGCATGGCGCAGATATCATCATGCTAGATAATATGTCTTTAGAAATGATGACCGTGGCAGTGCAACAAATTCGTGAAAAGAACGATCGCATTAAAATAGAGGCTTCGGGAAATATTACCCTTGAAAGAATTCGAGCGGTAGCAGAAACCGGAGTAGATTACATCTCAAGTAGCGCGCCCATTACCCGCTCGAATTGGTTGGATTTGAGTATGAGAATTATTTCATAA
- a CDS encoding C39 family peptidase, with the protein MWKTWNPSITAASKEIRLKVPYYQQVDNKFEPMRTCNTSSCAMVAKFLGATLSSDDAYYQYVRKYGDTTDHSAQTKALSEIGIKSTWHTDLGFADLDTSLAAGLPAVIGILHRGSLSSPTGGHMIVVIGTTGCNNYICHDPFGSLLDAGGGYTGDVNNGNSVVYSRPLLNRRWLPEGDRSGWGRLFMK; encoded by the coding sequence ATGTGGAAAACGTGGAATCCATCTATCACTGCTGCCTCTAAAGAAATCCGTCTCAAAGTTCCCTATTATCAGCAAGTCGATAATAAATTTGAACCCATGCGAACCTGCAACACCTCTAGCTGCGCCATGGTGGCAAAATTCTTAGGTGCAACCCTCTCAAGCGACGATGCCTACTATCAATATGTTCGCAAGTACGGCGACACAACCGACCACAGCGCCCAAACTAAAGCTCTATCTGAAATTGGTATTAAATCTACCTGGCACACTGATCTAGGCTTTGCTGACCTTGATACCTCTTTGGCAGCAGGTCTACCCGCCGTTATCGGTATTCTTCACCGAGGTTCCCTTTCTTCCCCGACAGGCGGACACATGATCGTTGTCATTGGCACTACAGGCTGCAACAACTACATTTGCCATGATCCTTTTGGTAGTCTTTTGGATGCAGGCGGCGGCTATACCGGGGATGTTAACAACGGCAACAGCGTCGTTTATTCTCGTCCTCTCCTCAATCGGCGGTGGCTTCCTGAAGGCGATCGCTCAGGCTGGGGACGCTTGTTTATGAAATAA
- the argS gene encoding arginine--tRNA ligase, translating to MNATIAQLKECFEQALVAAFGTELAGTDPILVPASNPKFGDYQANVAMSLAKKLGMAPRAIAEQIIQHLNVSDVCEPPTVAGAGFINLALKTQYLEAQLKAIQADARLGIMPTQTPQRVIVDYPSPNIAKEMHVGHLRPSVIGDAIARILEFLGHDVLRLSHIGDWGTPFGMLIAYVKEAYPEALASGELASSDLATFYRSAKKRFDEDTKFQEAARLAVVQLQASDAETLRAWKVVCDLSNRTNRQIFDLMGLSSQIQERGESFYNPLLAGVLEELDKLGLLVEDAGAQCVFLEGFTNKEGKPLPLIVQKSDGGYNYATTDLAAIRYRVTEDKVQRVIYPVGSEQTNHFAQIFQVGRRAGWITDAVEFFYAPLGMILGDDNKKLKSRSGEAVKLVDLLDEAIARAYADLEARLIEEKREETEAFKANAAKVVGISAIKYADLSQNRTSSYVFSYDKMLALQGNTAPYMLYAYVRVQGISRKGGVDFEQLGANCAIALQDETELTLAKYLLQFDEALSEVEVDLLPNRLCQYLFELSQKFNQFYDRCPVLSAEEPLRTSRLVLCDLTARTIKLGLSLLGIAVLERM from the coding sequence ATGAATGCAACGATCGCCCAATTAAAAGAATGCTTTGAGCAAGCCTTAGTCGCTGCATTTGGCACTGAGTTGGCGGGAACTGATCCGATTTTGGTGCCTGCGAGTAATCCTAAGTTTGGAGATTATCAAGCAAATGTGGCGATGTCGTTGGCAAAAAAACTAGGCATGGCTCCGAGGGCGATCGCAGAGCAAATCATTCAGCATCTCAATGTTAGTGATGTTTGTGAGCCGCCTACCGTTGCGGGTGCCGGATTCATTAACCTGGCACTGAAAACACAATATTTAGAAGCGCAACTCAAAGCCATTCAGGCAGATGCAAGGCTGGGAATCATGCCTACTCAAACTCCTCAGCGCGTCATCGTCGATTATCCTAGCCCCAACATTGCCAAAGAGATGCACGTTGGGCATTTGCGCCCCTCAGTGATTGGTGACGCGATCGCCAGAATTTTAGAGTTCCTCGGTCATGACGTGCTGCGGCTGAGCCACATTGGCGACTGGGGCACCCCTTTCGGAATGCTGATTGCCTATGTCAAAGAAGCTTATCCCGAAGCGCTTGCATCAGGAGAATTGGCTTCAAGTGATTTAGCAACATTTTACCGATCTGCTAAAAAGCGATTTGATGAAGACACAAAATTTCAGGAGGCGGCTCGGCTAGCAGTTGTGCAACTTCAAGCAAGTGACGCTGAAACGCTGCGAGCCTGGAAAGTTGTGTGTGATTTATCCAATCGTACAAATCGCCAGATTTTTGACTTAATGGGGCTTTCTTCTCAGATTCAAGAACGAGGCGAATCTTTCTACAATCCTCTCCTAGCAGGCGTACTGGAGGAATTGGATAAACTGGGGCTGCTGGTGGAAGATGCAGGCGCACAGTGTGTTTTTCTAGAAGGATTTACCAATAAAGAGGGTAAGCCGTTACCGTTAATTGTACAGAAGTCGGATGGAGGCTATAACTATGCGACTACCGACTTGGCGGCAATTCGTTACCGTGTCACAGAGGATAAAGTTCAACGAGTAATTTATCCGGTGGGTTCTGAGCAGACAAACCATTTTGCTCAAATTTTTCAGGTAGGACGGCGGGCGGGCTGGATTACTGATGCAGTCGAGTTTTTCTATGCGCCGCTTGGAATGATTCTGGGTGACGATAATAAAAAGCTGAAGAGTCGATCGGGAGAGGCGGTGAAGCTGGTAGATTTGTTGGATGAGGCGATCGCCCGTGCCTATGCTGATTTAGAAGCTCGACTCATAGAAGAAAAACGAGAAGAGACGGAAGCGTTTAAAGCTAACGCGGCAAAGGTTGTAGGCATTAGCGCCATCAAATACGCCGACCTCAGCCAAAACCGCACCAGCAGCTACGTTTTTAGCTACGACAAAATGCTGGCGCTCCAGGGCAACACGGCACCATACATGCTTTATGCCTACGTGCGAGTGCAAGGAATTAGTCGGAAAGGCGGCGTTGATTTTGAGCAGTTGGGAGCTAATTGTGCGATCGCATTGCAAGACGAAACAGAGCTAACTTTGGCAAAGTATTTGCTTCAGTTTGATGAGGCGTTGAGCGAAGTAGAGGTAGATTTGTTGCCAAATCGATTGTGTCAATATTTGTTTGAACTCAGCCAAAAGTTCAATCAATTTTACGATCGCTGTCCTGTTCTTTCAGCAGAGGAACCTTTGCGGACTTCGCGGTTGGTGCTGTGTGACCTAACGGCTCGAACCATTAAGCTAGGGTTGTCGCTATTGGGAATCGCGGTTTTGGAGCGAATGTAG
- a CDS encoding DUF29 domain-containing protein, whose product MRSRLLQCYCELMQCDRELEETYQRARHQAAKQTRLEISVFSNTCPYSLELVLTDSWLPED is encoded by the coding sequence ATGCGATCGCGGCTTCTACAATGCTATTGCGAGTTGATGCAATGCGATCGAGAACTTGAAGAGACTTATCAACGCGCACGTCATCAAGCAGCTAAACAAACTCGATTAGAAATCTCAGTGTTTTCAAATACTTGTCCCTATTCTTTAGAACTCGTGTTAACAGACAGTTGGCTACCAGAAGATTAA
- a CDS encoding 2OG-Fe(II) oxygenase produces MFLSTGEPAPWFTAASTTNPKYYFGSVAGRYVLLCFLKSSTDAASQKVLEGLAHHREIFDDEFCCFFGVSIDPDDEQSSRLQEHIPGIRFFWDFDQSISQQFGVVQQNNTYHSCTYVLDERLRVLTVLPFATQPENHFTQLISILEKLPEIPPPGMASVQAPVLVVPRIFEPELCQMLIDYYHHQGGEESGFMKEEKGRTVLISDHNFKRRRDQEILDKDLRNAAMFRIHDRLVPEIQKAFQFQATRIERHIVACYDGASGGFFRPHQDNTTKGTAHRRFAVSLNLNTGEYEGGLLRFPEFGRQTYTAPAGGAVVFSCSLLHEATPVTEGWRYAYLPFLYDDAAAKIREINQDFIGEKSQSKGFQSKPTKARKKRR; encoded by the coding sequence ATGTTTCTTTCGACAGGAGAACCTGCGCCTTGGTTTACAGCAGCCTCCACTACAAATCCTAAATATTATTTTGGGTCGGTAGCCGGACGCTATGTATTGTTGTGTTTCTTGAAATCTTCGACTGATGCAGCAAGCCAAAAAGTTCTAGAGGGCTTAGCGCATCATCGAGAGATATTTGATGATGAATTTTGCTGTTTTTTTGGTGTCAGCATTGATCCAGATGATGAGCAATCATCTCGTCTTCAAGAGCACATACCAGGTATTCGTTTCTTTTGGGATTTCGACCAATCTATCAGTCAACAGTTTGGTGTCGTTCAGCAGAATAATACGTATCACTCATGTACCTATGTTCTTGATGAACGTTTGCGTGTCCTCACAGTGTTGCCCTTTGCAACTCAACCAGAAAATCACTTTACCCAACTGATCTCGATTCTTGAAAAGCTACCTGAGATTCCACCACCCGGAATGGCTTCGGTACAAGCACCTGTTTTAGTGGTTCCTCGCATTTTTGAGCCTGAACTTTGTCAAATGTTGATTGATTATTATCATCACCAAGGGGGTGAAGAATCAGGGTTTATGAAGGAGGAAAAGGGTCGTACTGTCCTTATTAGCGACCACAACTTTAAACGTCGGCGCGATCAAGAAATTCTAGATAAAGATCTGCGAAATGCAGCCATGTTTCGCATACACGATCGCCTGGTTCCAGAGATTCAAAAAGCATTTCAGTTTCAAGCAACACGAATTGAGCGGCATATTGTTGCTTGTTATGACGGTGCGAGTGGAGGTTTTTTTCGTCCGCATCAAGACAATACAACTAAAGGCACTGCTCACCGAAGGTTTGCTGTCTCCCTTAATCTTAATACCGGAGAATACGAGGGGGGGCTACTTCGGTTTCCAGAGTTTGGTCGCCAAACTTACACTGCTCCAGCAGGAGGAGCAGTTGTATTTTCATGTTCCCTATTGCATGAAGCAACACCCGTAACCGAAGGGTGGCGATATGCTTACCTTCCATTTTTGTATGATGATGCGGCGGCAAAAATTCGAGAAATTAATCAAGATTTTATTGGTGAAAAGAGTCAGTCAAAGGGGTTTCAATCTAAGCCTACCAAGGCTCGAAAGAAAAGGCGTTGA
- a CDS encoding thiol reductase thioredoxin, producing MGTATFIQDEAEFDGLLSSDSLFVVDCTASWCGPCKLVAPMMDQLAEGYGDRIRVFKLDLDSNKEVAKRFSIRSIPAVMFFKQGELLETIIGVKPYEEFSGAVDRHLA from the coding sequence ATGGGTACAGCAACTTTTATTCAAGATGAAGCTGAATTTGATGGACTTTTAAGCAGTGATTCCTTGTTCGTGGTTGACTGTACTGCTAGCTGGTGCGGCCCCTGTAAACTTGTGGCTCCGATGATGGATCAACTAGCCGAAGGATATGGCGATCGCATCAGGGTTTTTAAGCTTGACTTAGATTCCAATAAAGAAGTTGCTAAGCGATTTAGTATCCGAAGTATTCCAGCAGTCATGTTTTTTAAGCAAGGAGAGTTACTGGAAACAATCATTGGAGTCAAGCCCTATGAAGAGTTTAGCGGTGCTGTCGATCGCCATCTTGCGTAG
- the cbiD gene encoding cobalt-precorrin-5B (C(1))-methyltransferase CbiD has translation MARTGYTLPVFAVASAKAALLHLQSNATPQTVTLDLLPESQPNSAEISIQQVARLDATSALAITLSDPGDNLDLTRNTPIWAWVRRSRRDTHSEFPHPSPALILEAGEGLGRTAAGDAAIYSYARRLFDANLLPLIAADQTVIVSIILPEGRQLAQRTSNEAFGILEGLSLLGTSGISQPLSVADHLESLRAALQVKVQTHPHLVFCLGSNGMQVAKRLGIPDEAVVQTGNWIGALLVEAGLREAQSVLLLGYQGKLIKLAGGIFNTSSHLADAKLEIISAAVVQEGGDLAAVQAVLNAPTADAAYQTLVALGLVDAVFGALAQRISHRGSDYVRKYGAVEMRIGTILCDRHGQIISQDAEATELLKLLT, from the coding sequence ATGGCTCGTACAGGCTATACGCTTCCTGTGTTTGCAGTAGCATCTGCCAAAGCAGCTCTCTTGCATTTACAAAGCAATGCTACGCCACAAACCGTCACCCTCGACTTGCTGCCAGAATCACAGCCCAACAGTGCCGAAATCTCGATTCAGCAAGTCGCTCGATTAGACGCTACAAGTGCTTTGGCAATCACACTCAGCGACCCAGGAGACAATCTAGATTTAACTCGAAACACACCTATTTGGGCATGGGTAAGGCGATCGCGCCGAGATACGCACAGCGAGTTCCCCCACCCATCCCCGGCTTTAATCCTTGAAGCAGGCGAAGGTTTAGGCAGAACTGCAGCCGGAGATGCAGCCATTTACAGCTATGCCCGTCGCCTATTCGATGCAAACCTATTGCCGCTGATTGCCGCCGATCAAACTGTGATAGTCTCGATTATTCTGCCAGAAGGTCGTCAGCTTGCCCAGCGCACTTCTAACGAAGCATTTGGGATTTTAGAGGGCTTGTCGTTACTAGGGACAAGCGGCATCTCGCAGCCTTTATCGGTTGCCGACCACTTAGAATCTTTGCGAGCAGCATTGCAGGTGAAGGTACAGACGCATCCTCATCTCGTCTTTTGCCTGGGCAGCAATGGAATGCAGGTAGCAAAGCGTTTGGGTATTCCCGATGAGGCAGTGGTGCAAACAGGGAACTGGATTGGGGCGTTGCTGGTGGAGGCGGGGCTACGGGAGGCGCAATCTGTTTTGCTGCTGGGGTATCAGGGTAAGTTGATTAAGTTGGCAGGAGGAATTTTCAATACTTCTAGCCACTTAGCCGATGCCAAGCTAGAAATTATCAGTGCAGCCGTAGTGCAAGAGGGAGGAGATTTAGCGGCAGTGCAGGCGGTTTTAAATGCGCCAACGGCAGATGCAGCTTATCAGACGCTAGTGGCATTGGGGTTAGTAGACGCGGTGTTTGGGGCATTGGCACAACGAATTAGTCACCGAGGATCTGATTATGTGCGGAAGTATGGTGCTGTCGAAATGCGTATAGGGACGATTTTATGCGATCGCCACGGGCAAATCATTAGCCAAGATGCTGAGGCAACAGAATTGCTCAAGCTCCTAACCTGA